A window of Cellulomonas wangleii genomic DNA:
CGTCCCCGGCTTCTGGCCCACCTGGGCGCCGCCTCCGGGCCCGGCCCTCGAGCTGCTGCGCGCGGCGCACGACCGCGGCGTCCGCCTCGTGTCCATCTGCACCGGCGCGTTCGCCCTCGCGGCCGCAGGGGTGCTCGACGGTCGCCGCGCGACGACGCACTGGCGGCACACGGACGAGCTCGTGGCACGCCACCCGACCGTCGTCGTCGAGCGCGACGTGCTGTTCGTCGACGAGGGCGACGTGCTCACGTCGGCCGGCATGGCGGCCGGGATCGACCTGTGCCTGCACGTCGTGCGCCGTGACCACGGCGCCCGGGCGGCACGCGAGGTCGCACGGCGGCTCGTCGTCGCCGCCCACCGGGAGGGAGGTCAGGCGCAGTTCGTCGCGGCACCCGTGCCCGACGTCGCCGGGGGCTCGCTCGCCGACACCCGGGCCTGGGCGCTCGAGCACCTGGGCGAGGCGATGACCCTGGACGCCCTCGCCCACCACGCCCACGTCTCGACGCGCACCCTCCAGCGGCGCTGGCGCGACGAGACGGGGACCTCACCGCTCCGCTGGCTCAGCGAGCAGCGGGTCCACCGCGCGCGCGAGCTGCTCGAGGCCGACCCGACGATGCCGGTCGAGGAGGTCGCCCGGCGCACAGGGCTCGGCACGGGCGACAACCTGCGCCTGCACACCCGTCGGCACCTGGGCACGACGCCGTCCGCGTACCGGAGCGCCTTCGGCACGCCGGCAAGGGCGCCGGGGCCGCCGCCGTGACGGCGCTCGCCCGGCGCACGGTACGGGCGGCGTCCGTGGAGCACGACGCCCCGCGCGACGTCCTGCGCGCGCTCCACGAGCGCTGCGGCGTGCGGACACGGACCGCTTCACCAGGCGGGTGACGCGCGCGACAACATCGCGGTGGTCACGGTCACCGTGGAGTGAGCGGCAGGACGGTGCACGCCCTCAGACGGGGTGCTCCGCGAACCACACCCGGGTCTCGCCGTAGCGCCGGTCGGCGAGCTCGACGAGCGGCGACGGCCACGTCGGCGCCGCGGCGCGCGACGAGCGCTCGACGACGACCACGCCTCCCGGTGCGGTGCAGCGCGCCGCGCCGGCGACGGCCGTGGCGAGGGCGTCGTCGGGCAGGTCGTAGGGCGGGTCGACCAGCACCAGGTCGAAGGCCTCGACATCCGGCGATCCCACCGGGGCGACGCGCGCGAGGTACCGGTCGACCTTGTCGGCGACCACGTCGACGCGGTCGGCGAGCCCGAGCGTGCGGGCGTTGCGGCGGCACACGTCGACGGCCCCACGCGCGGCGTCGACGAGCACGGCGTGGGCCGCCCCCCGGCTGACGGCCTCCAGGCCGAGGGCGCCGGAGCCGGCGAACAGGTCGAGCACGCGCGCACCGTCGACGGCGTCGAGGTGCTCCAACCGCGAGAACAGCGCCTCGCGCACCCGCTCGCTCGTCGGGCGTGTCCCCGAGGCGGGTACCGCGAGCGTGCGCCCGCCCGCGCTGCCCGCGACGATCCGCGTCACGGCGCACCGGCCTTGCGCTGGTCCTGCTCCTCGAGCATGCGCTCCATCCAGCCCTTCTCCGCCGTCGACGACGCGATCATCACCGCGATGGCCGACATCCAGACCTGCCCGGTCACCATGATCGTCGTCACCGTGCCGAGCGCGATCGCGACCCACACGGGAAGCAGGCAGAAGGCCACGAGGTCCGGCCCGCGGGCGATCACCTGCATCACCCCCATGGGCAGCGCGCCGGCGGGCGTCGAGATCAGCGGCTTGTCCCAGCGCGGGGAGGGGCGGTAGGCGGCCCGGACGGCGGCCGCAGCCCACACCGGCGCTGCGCCGACCCCGAGCAGGAGCCAGTCCAGCGTCGCGCCCGCCCAGCGGCCGACCGCGGTGAACACGACGACCGACCACACGAGGGCGACCAGACCGGGGACGACCATGCGCAGCCGCCGCACGGTGCGGTCGCCGAGCGGCAGGAGACGGTCGATCACGGGCGCCATCTCGGCCCACCGCGAGCCCTCGGCGCTCGCGCTCGACATCATCCAGCCCCCCAGCAGCACCGTCACCAGGATGCCGACGGGGCCGGCGAGCTGCGGCACCACCGTGGCCAGCACGGGCAGGCCCGTCGCCACGACGATCTGCACCACGTGCCGCAACGACCGGCGCAGGACGACCAGGTCGGCCGTCACCAGCGCGGTCATCGGCCCGCGGACGGTCGACAACCGGGACGTCCGGCGACGAGAGGGTGCCGCCACACCACCGGACAACGCGCGCCCCAGCTCGCGCGAGTCGAGCGACACGACCGCCCCGACGGCGTGGGTGGCGACGGAGCCGCCCTCGCGCAGCGTGCGGCCCGGCAGCGCGCCGAGGCGGCGGTCCACGAGTGCGGCCAGCGCGCCCGCCACGACGACCACCACCGCGACGGCCGCCCACGTCACCGACGGCAGGGAGCTGGGTGTGCGTCCGCTCAGGACCACCAGGGCCGCGAGCACGGGTGCGGCGACGAGGAGGAGGTCGCCGACCAGCGCGGTCCGGCGCCGCGGCACGCCGCGGGACTGCGCGACCGCGGCGGCGAGCACGACGAGGGCGGCGACCGCCGCGCCGAGCACGCCGGCGCGGACCAGCTCCGCGCCCCGGCGCTCCAGCAGGCCGGCCTCGAGCACCACCACGACCATGCCCCCGGCGAGGGCCGCCACGAGCGGGACGCGGGTGGCGGCAGGGCGCAGGAGGCCACGCCGGTCCACCGGCAGCGGGAGCCACCACGCGGCCTGCGCCCCCTCGGCGCCGACGGGCCCGAGACGTCCGGCCGTGGACAGGAGCGCACCGACGGCCGCCAGCAGGATCGTCGCGACGAGCACCGGCAGGCTGAGCCCGCCCGGCTCGGCCGTCGGCGGCGCCGGGGGCAGCGCGTCACCGAGCTGCTGGACGATCCCCAGCACGATGAGCACCGAGAGCGCGACGCTCACCGCCACGGTGTACAGCTCCGTCAGCAGGGATCCGGCACCCACGCCGGCTCGGGCCCGCGCGGCCCTGGCAGTGAACCGGCGGATCTCCCGCGCGGAGGGCACCTCCCCCAGCTCGAAGTCCCCGACCCGCGGGTCGTCGCGCACGTCGCGCGGGTCGTCCGCGCGGGCGTCGACGTCGGTCACAACGCGACCCGGGCGATCCGGTCGGCCGCCTCGGCGGGCTCCAGGACCAGCGACGCCTCGTCGGAGACGTGCACGGCCCGGGTGCAGACCGCGGCGACGAGGTCGGGGTCGTGCGTCGCGATGAGCACGGCACCGCCGGCGTCCCGCTCCGCCCGGAGGAGGTCCGCGAGGCGCGCGCGCATGCGCTGGTCGAGCCTCTGCTCGGGCTCGTCGAGCACCAGCAGGGACCGGGGCCGGGCGAAGCCCGCGGCCAGCAGGAGACGGCGGCGCTGACCCGAGGACAGCGAGACGGGCGTGGCGCGCGCGTGGTCCGCGAGGCCGAACTCCTCGAGGAGCGCCGCGACCTCCGCCTTCGCCCCGAGGACGCCGTGGCCGCGCGCGGTGAGGTACAGGTGCTCCGCCACGGTCAGGGCGGGGAAGTACGCGTCGTCGTCGAGCACGCTGGACACCTCGCGCCGGAACGACGTCTCACGCTCGTCGACCGGGCGACCGAGGACCTGGACGTCCCCGCCCAGCGGGTCGAGCAGCCCGAGGACGGTCTTGAGGACCGTGGACTTGCCGGACCCGTTGGCCCCGACGAGCGCGACCGCGGCACCCTCCTCGAGCGTGAAGGTGACGGGGGCGCACACGGGTGCCTCGCCGTAGCCGACCTGCAAGTCACGAGCGTGCACCACGGGAGCCATGCGGCCAGGGTAGTCAGCAACCGCGGCCGTCCGGCCCGGCGACGGACCGGTGGACCGGGTCGTGGGCCGACGGTCACGTCCGATCGAGGAACTCCTCGCGCTCCCCCGCCAGCGACGCCTCGATGGCGGCCCGCAGCGCCGGCCACGCGTCGAGGTCACCGTCCTGCTCGACGAGCGCGCGCGCGTCGGTGCGGGCCCGCGCGATGACGTCGGCGTCCCGGGTGACTCGCAGCAGCCGCAGCGAGCTGCCGCGCCCGTGCTGGGCGGCGCCCAGCACGTCGCCCTCGTGCCGCAGCTCGAGGTCGAGCGCGGCGAGCTCGAAGCCGTCCGTCGTCGCCGCGAGCGTCTCGAGACGTGTGTGGGCGTCCGTCCCCGGCTGCGCCGCGCTGACCAGCAGGCAGAGGCCCGGGCGGGTCCCCCGCCCGACCCGGCCCCGCAGCTGGTGCAGCTGCGAGATGCCGAACCGGTCGGCGTCGAGCACGACCATGACCGTGGCGTCGGGGACGTCGACACCGACCTCGACGACCGTCGTGGACACGAGCACGGGCGCCTCGCCCGTCGCGAACGCCGCGAACGCCCTGTCCTTCTCCTCGGGGGTGAGCCGGCCGTGCAGGACGCCGACCCCGACACCGGCGAGGTCGGGGCGGGCACGCAGCTCCTCGGCGACGTCGAGCACCGCCCGCAGCGGGCGGCGCACCCCGGCGTCAGGTGCCCCGACGGTCGGGCCGGCGTCCAGCACGAGGTCGCTGCCGTCCTCGTCGGCCGCGTCGCCCGCCACCGCGTCGCCGTCGATGCGGGGGCACACGACGTACGCGCGGCCACCACCGTCGACCTCCTCCCGCACGCGCTGCCAGGTCCGGTCGGTCCAGCGCGGGTTGTCCGCGGGCACGACGTGCGTCGTGATGCCCTGCCGCCCGGCGGGCACCTCGCTGAGCACCGACGTCTCGAGGTCGCCGAAGACGGTCATGGCCACCGTCCGCGGGATGGGCGTCGCCGTCATCACCAGCGTGTGGGGCGTGCGGCCGGCCTTCGCCCGCAGCGCGTCGCGCTGCTCGACCCCGAACCGGTGCTGCTCGTCGACGACCACCAGGCCCAGGTCCGCGAACTGCACGTCCTGCGACAGCAGCGCGTGGGTGCCCACCACGATGCCGGCGGCCCCGCTCGCGGCGTCGAGCATCGCGCTGCGCCGCGCCGCCGTCGGCAGCGAGCCCGTCAGCAGCGCCACACGCGTGGCCAGGGCCGCTCCACCGAGGAACCCGCCCTCGGCGAGGTCGCCCAGCAGCCCGCGCAGCGTGCGCGCGTGCTGCGCCGCCAGGACCTCCGTGGGCGCGAGCAGCGCCGCCTGCCCGCCGGCGTCGACGACCTGCAGCATCGCGCGGAGCGCGACCACGGTCTTGCCCGAGCCGACCTCGCCCTGCAGCAGGCGCTGCATGGGACGCGGGGCGGCGAGCTCACCGGCGATCTCCTCACCGACCGCTCGCTGCCCGGCCGTCAGGGTGAACGGCAGGCGCGCGTCGAACGCCTCGAGCAGCCCACCCTCCCGGGCCGGACGGGCCACCGCCTCCTCGCGTGCGACGCGGGCCCGGCGGCGCGCGAGCTCGGCCTGCAGCACGAGGGCCTCCTCGTAGCGCAGCCGGGCGCGACCGCGCTGCCAGTCCGACTCGTCCTGCGGCAGGTGCACCAGGCGCAGCGCCTCGACCAGCGTCGGCAGCGCGTCGCGTTCCCGCAGCTGCGGCGGGACGGGGTCCGGCACGTCATCCTCGCGCAGGGGGTCGAGCACCGTGCGCACGGCCTGGGCGACCTTCCACGACTCGAAGCCCGCGACCGCCGGGTACACCGGGATCGGGCGACCGGCCTCGACCAGCGCCTCGTCCTCCTCGTGCGCGTCGTCGTCGGCGCCGAACAGCCGGCACTCCGGGTGCATGAGCTGCAGGGTGTCGCGGTAGAGCGACACCTCGCCGGTGAACAGGCCGCGCCGACCGGGGCGCAGCTGGCCCTGGCGCCACTCGAGCTTCTTGACGTGCGACGCGAAGAACGTGAGCTCGATGCGGCTGTGCCCGTCGGTGATGGTCGACTGCAGGAGACCGCGACCCTGCGCCGTCGGGCGCAAGGAGGTCCGGACGACCTCCGCCACGACCGTCACGTGCTCGCCCACGCGCAGGCTCGCCATGTCGGTCAGCGTGCCCGGCTCGGCGTACCTGCGCGGGTAGTGCCGCAGCAGGTCGCCGGAGGTCACGAGCCCGAGCTTGCCCAGCGCCTTCGCGGTGCGGGCGTTCAGACGCGTCAGGGGGACGGTGAGCGGGTCGGCGGCGAGCACGTCAGTCGACCCCCACCCACCACGCGGCACCGGCGGCCGGGCCGGCGACGACCACCTCCAGCTGAGGGTGCGCCGCACGCAGCACGTCCGCCGCGGCGCGTACCGCCGCTCGGTCGACGTCGACGCCGTGCACGAGCGTGACCCCCTGCGCGCCGCGCGCGTCCGCGAGCAGGGCTGCCACGACCGCCGGCACCTCGTCAGCGCCGGTCGGGGTGCCGGCACGCAGACGTCGCAGGGCGTCGCTTCCCGCCTCGGGCGTGACCTGCGGGTCCGCGACGAGGGCGAGGCACGCGACGACCGCGGGGCCGTCCCCCGTCGTCGCCAGCAGGTCGAAGCGCGGATCGGCGGGAGCAGCGGCCACCGGCGCGACGCCCGCGCCGACCACGACGACCCGCCCGGCGCGCGTGTCGACGGCCGCACGGGCGACCTGCTCGACGTCGGGGTCGGGGCCCACGAGCGTCACCGCGCCGCACGTCGCGTACCAGGCCGACAACCCGGGCGACGGCGTGAGCACGACGAGCCCGCGATCGGCCGGCGTCGGCTCGTCGACCCGCCGCACCACGACCTGCTCCCGCGCGGCGTCGGGCACCAGCGCGATCGCCGCTGCCGGGTCGTCGCAGTGCACGTGCGCGTGCCGCGATGCCCCGGCGTCGACGACGGCGACGGCCTCCCCGACGCCCTGCAGCGCGACGGCGAGGTCGGTGACTCCCGGCCACGTGGCCCGGACCAGCATCATCACCTCGTACGCGCCGCCCGACGCCGGCGCGCACCCCGCGACGACGTCCGGTCCTGCCCGGGGCAGCCACGTCAGGTCGAGGTCGGCCTCCTGCAGGGCCCGCCCACCGGTGCGCAGGGTGTGCACGAGCGCGTCGAGCACGACGAGCAGCGCGCACGCCCCCGCGTCGACCACGTGCGCCGCACGCAGGACGTCGTGGCTCGCGCTGAGCCGGTCCAGGTCGGCGCGGGCGGCGTCCGTCGCAGCCGCCAGGACGTCGGCGGGCGAGCCCTCGGTGCGCCGCATGCCGTGCCGCGCGTGCGTCGCGACCTCGCGGGCGATCGTGAGGACCGTGCCCTCCTGGGGGTCCGGCACCGCGGCCCGTGCGGCGCGGGCGGCCCGCTCGAGGCCGCTGACGAGAGCCGCCGTGCCGTCCCGGTCCGTCGGCGAACCGTCCGCCAGGCCCGCCGACAGGCCGACGAGCCACTGGCTCAGGATGATCCCGGAGTTGCCGCGCGCGGCCCTGGCAGCACCGTGGGCGAAGGTCGCCAGGAGCTCTGTCGGTCCGTCGAGCCCCCCGTCCGCTGCGACGGCCGCCGCGCCGCCCGCGACGGTCAGCGTGACGTTCGAGCCGGTGTCCGCGTCAGGGACGGGGAACACGTTGACGGCGTCGATGAGCTCCCGCGCGGCCCGGCACGCGGTGAGCGCCCCGGCCGCCCACGCGCGCACGGCGTCGCCGTCGAGCACGACCTGTCGCGCCGCGACCTCCACGCGCATCTCCCTCTCCGCTCGCTGCGCCGGTCCGGCGCGGGTGACGTGCTGCGGCAGCCGACGGTGGGTCGACGACCGACGGCGGTCGACCATCGACGGTATCGACGAACGACGGAGTCGACGAACGACGGCATCGACGACCGACGGCATCGGCGACCGACGGTATCGACTGGCACCCCGCGGGACCGTCGGCGCCCACTGTGCCGCACGCCGCCCACATTTGGGTGCTGCCCCGACGATGGGCTAGTCTTGCCCGGTTGCCCGGACCACCGTCCGGCACCCCCACAGACCTTCCGACGCACCGCCGTGCGGTCCCGGGCCCGCGGGCCCGGCCGATGCGCGGGAGCGCGGGACGTGCACGACCCCGGGTCGCCCGTCGGCCCGCGACAGGACAGAACCAGGAGAAGACCGTGGCTGCCAACTGCGACGTCTGCGCCAAGCGCCCGAGCTTCGGGCACAGCATCTCGCACTCCCACGTGCGTACGAAGCGGCGTTGGAACCCGAACATCCAGCGCGTGCGCGTCGTCGTCGCCGGGACCCCGAAGCGCCTCAACGTGTGCACCTCGTGCCTCAAGGCCGGCAAGGTCCAGCGCGCCGTCTGAGCCGCTGCACCGCCCGGCGACCCGACGGGACGCACGGCGCGGACACACGAACGACACGCCGAGGGCCCGCGAGCATCAGCTCGCGGGCCTTCGTGCTGCCCGGGACCTGTGGCAGGGTGTCGGCATGGTCGAGCACATCGACGAGGTCACCATCCGTCCCGCGACCACCGACGACGCGGCGGAGATCGCCGCCGTGCACGTGCGCTCGTGGCAGGAGGCGTACGCCGGCATCGTCCCGGCGGAGCACCTGCGCTCGCTCGACCCCGACAGCCGCAGGGAGCGGTGGGCCCGGATGCTCGCCGACGGGCCGGCCGACCACGTGCGCACGCTCGTCGCGGAGTCCGACGGGCACCTGCTCGGCTTCGCGACGTACGGCCCGAGCCGTGACGAGGACGCCCGACGCGGGGAGCGCGAGATCTACTCGATCTACCTGGACCCCGGCACGTGGGGGCACGGCGTCGCACGGGACCTGATCCGCACCGTGCTCGCCGAGGTGGGTGAGCGGACGCCGATGGCGCTGTGGGTGCTCGCCGACAACACCCGCGCCCGGCACTTCTACCGGCGCCACGGGTTCTCACCGGACGGCGTCGAGCGCCTCGAGACCATCGGCGGCGCCGACCTGCTCGAGGTGCGGTACCGCCGCGGCTGACCCGCACGCGGTGCGCCACGGCCGGGTGCGTCACCGACCGAAGTGGTCCCACCCCGGGGCGACCGTCGGCGCCGCACCCGCCACGAGCACGGCCTCGGTCCCCCGCTCGCGCACGACGCCGACCGCACGGAACGGCGGCGGCAGCACCGCGCCCGGCGGGAACGTCGCGAGCAGACCGTGGTCCTCACCCCCGGCCAGCACCCAGTCGAGCGGGTCCGCGCCCAGCAGCGCGGCCGCGGGCGCGAGGCGCGCGACGTCGTCGGCGAACGCGTCACCGGGGGCGTCGAGCGCGAGCGTCACCCCGCTCGCCCGGGCGAGGCGCCCGGCGTCGACGAGCAGCCCGTCGGACACGTCGAGCATGGCCGTGGCCCCCGCGCGGGCCGCCGCCGGCCCCGCGGCCAGGACCGGTTCGGGCGAGCGGTAGGCGGCCACCAGACCGGGGTCGGTGTCCTCGCGCCCCGCCGTCAGCAGACCGAGACCGGCCGCGGACCACCCCCGGCGTCCCGCGTGGGCGATCACGTCACCGGGCCGCGCGCCCCCGCGCCGCACCGGCACGCGCCCCTCGAGGTCCCCGTGCGCCGTGACCGACACCATGAGCGCCGGCCCGGACGACAGGTCGCCGCCCACGACGCCGACGTCGAGCGGGCGGCACGCGTCCCCGAGCCCGCGGGCGAGGTCCTCGACCCACGCGACGGGCGTCTCGCCCGGCACCACCAGCCCGACGACGAGGGCGACGGACCGCGCGCCCATGGCGGCCACGTCGGCGAGGTTCTGCATGGCTGCCCGTCGACCGACGTCCTGCCCGCTCGACCAGCGGCGGCGGAAGTGCACGTCCTCGACCAGCACGTCGCAGGTCACGACGTAGCGGCCGTCCGGGGCCGCGACCACGGCCGCGTCGTCCCCGGGCGGGACCAGCGTGCCCGAGCCCACGGGCAGGTGCGGGAGGATCAGGTCCAGCAGGTCCTGCTCGGCGAGGTCGGACACGACGGCAGGATCCCGGGGCACGGGACCACGCTAGACGCTGCGCCGCGGTGCGCGGGCCCGCGGGCGTGGGCACCGCCGCGCGCCGGGTAGCGTGGCGGCGTGCACCACCGTCCCACCGCCGCCGCCCTCGCCGCGACCGGCGCGCTCCTCCTCCTGACGGCCTGCGCCCCGACCGTGCCCGTGACGGTCGCGCCGCACGCCACCGACCCCGTGTGCGCCTCGGTCGTGCTGGCGCTGCCCGACTCGCTCGGCGACGGCCTGGACCGCCTCGACACCGACGCCCAGGCCACCACGGCGTGGGGCGAGCCCGGTGCGGCCCTCGTGCTGCGGTGCGGCGTCGAGCCGCCGGGCCCCACCACCGACCAGTGCCGGTCGGTCACCACACCGCAGGGCCCGACGATCGACTGGGTGGTCGTCGAGGACGACGGCGACTGGACCTTCACGACGTACGGCCGCGTGCCGGCGGTCGAGCTCCTGGTGCCCGAGGCCGTCGCGACGACCCACTCGACGTCGTTCGTCGACCTGCTCGGACCGGCGGTCGCCCTCACGGAGCAGCAGCGCAGCTGCCTGTGACGGGCGTCGCGCTCAGCGCAGGCCGGTGGGCCGCTCGAGCGCGAGGCCGACCAGCTCGTCGACGAGGTCCGCGTACTCCAGGCCCGTGACCTGCCACATCCGCGGGTACATCGAGTACGGCGTGAAGCCGGGCATGGTGTTGATCTCGTTGACCACGACCTCGCCGTCGGGGGTCACGAACACGTCGACGCGCGCGAGGCCCTCGCAGCCCACGGCCTCGAAGGCCCGCACCGCGGCGTCCTGCACCCGGGCGACGACGTCGGGGTCGAGGTCGGCGGGGCAGGACAGCGTCACGCCCGCCTCGTCGAGGTACTTGGCCTCGAAGTCGTAGAAGCTGTGGCGGGCGTCGGTGACGACGATCTCCCCGGGAAGGGACGCGCGGGGCGCGGCGCCGCCGCGGCCGCCGAGCACGCCGCACTCGATCTCGCGGCCGGCGAGACCGGCCTCGACGATGACCTTCGGGTCGTGCTCGCGCGCGGCGGCGACGGCCGCGGCGAGGTCCGCGGCGTCGTCGACCCGGGAGATCCCCAGGCTCGACCCCGCGCGTGCGGGCTTGACGAACAACGGCAGGCCGAGCTCCTCGACCCACGACGCGAGGAGCGCGTCGTCGGCCGGCCGCCCGCCCGGGAGCACGCGGAACGGGCCGACGGTCAGGCCGGAGCCGGCCAGCACGAGCTTCATCATGTGCTTGTCCATGCCCACGGCCGACGCGAGGACGCCGGAGCCGACGTACCGCAGGTCGGCCAGCTCCAGCAGGCCCTGCAGCGTGCCGTCCTCACCGAACGGGCCGTGCAGCAGCGGGAAGACGACGTCGACGGCACCGAGCGGGGCGTCGAGGCGCCCGTCGCGGACGACCTGCACGTCGTGCTCGCCCGTCCCCTGCGGCAGCAGCACGCGCGTCGCCGTGTCCTCGACCTCCGGCAGGTGCCCGTCGCGGATCGCCCAGCGCTCGGGGTCGTCGTCGGCCAGGACCCACTGGCCGGTGCGCGTGATGCCGACGGCGACCACGTCGTAGCGGGTGCGGTCGATGGCGCGCAGGACGCCACCGGCCGTCGCACAGCTGATGGCGTGCTCACCGGAGCGACCTCCGAAGAGCACCATGACCCGCGGGCGGCGACCGCCCGCGGGAGCGTCACCACCGCTGCGGGTGCCGTCGTCGGGCAGGGGCATCTCGGTGGCGTCCATCGCGCACCGACCCTACCCTCCCGCGCTGCGGTCGGGGACCCGCGCGGCACCCCCGCCGGGCGTAGCCTGCCCCGGTGACCACGCCGGTGCCCGACGCCCCCGCCCCGCGACCCGACGGCCGCCCCGCGGCCCCCTCGCCGCGCACCCTCGCGGTCAGCGCCGGCCGCCCTGCACGCACGCCCGGTGCGGCGCTCAACCCGGCGGTGGTGCTCACCTCGACGTTCGTCTCGCAGGGCGCGCCCGCCGCGGGCGAGCACGTGTACGGCCGCATCGGCACCCCGGCGTGGGAGCCGTTCGAGGAGGCGCTGGCGGTGCTCGAGCGCACCGACCACCCGGCGACGGGGCGCGCGGTCACGGGCCCGCCCGCCACTGTGTACGCGTCCGGCATGGCGGCCGTCGACGCCGCCCTCTCGCTCGTGCCGGTGGGCGGGCGCGTGGTGGTGCCGCGCCACGCGTACCAGGTGACGCTCGTGCTGCTGGGCGAGCTCGCCGGGCGCGGCCTGCTGCGGGTGGAGCCCGTCGACGTGGCCGACACGGACGCGGTGGTCGCCGCCGTACGGGGCGGTGCGGACGGTCCCGCCGACCTGCTGTGGCTCGAGTCGCCCACCAACCCCATGCTCGAGGTCGCGGACCTGCCGGCGCTGGTGGCGGCAGCGCACGAGGTCGGGGCGCTCGTGGCCGTCGACAGCACCTTCGCCACCCCCCTGCTGCAGCGCCCGCTGGCGCACGGCGCGGACGTCGTCGTGCACTCGGTCACCAAGTACCTCGCGGGCCACTCCGACGTCGTGCTGGGCGCCACCGTCACCGACGACCCGGAGCTGCACGCCCGCCTGGTTGCCCACCGCACCACGCGCGGCGCGATCGCGGGCCCGTTCGAGGTGTGGCTGGCGCTGCGCGGCCTGCGCACGCTCGCGCTGCGCGTCGAGCGCGCCCAGCAGAACGCGGCCGAGCTGGCGCGGCGGCTCGCCGCGCACGCGCACGTCGTCGAGGTGCGCTACCCGGGCCTGCCCGACGATCCGGGCCACCTGCGCGCGGCCGCGCAGATGGACGGGTTCGGGGCGATCCTCGGTGTGCGTCCCGTCGGCGGCGCCGACGGCGCCGACGCCCTGGTCGCGGCGGTACGGCTGTGGGTGCCGGCCACCAGCCTGGGTGGGGTGGAGTCGACGCTGGAGCGCCGCCGCCGCTTCGCCACCGAGTCGCCCACGGTGCCGGACGACCTGGTCCGGCTGTCGGTCGGGATCGAGGACGTCGAGGACCTGTGGGCGGACCTCGACGCCGCGCTGGCCGCGGCAGCGCGGACCCGCAGCGCGGCCACGCGCACGGGCACAGCGGCACCGCAGCCGGGCGGAGCCGGCTGACGTCCCGTCAGGGCACGCGGGTCGCGTCGGGTCGGACGCCCTCGGCCTTGTGCGGGCGTGCGAGCAGCAGCCCGGCCAGCTCGTCGACGGGCAGGTTCTCGTGCAGCACCTGCACGACGGCCGACGTGATGGGCATCTCCACGCCGAGGGACGTGGCGAGCTCCAGCACCGAGCGGCAGGACTTCACACCCTCGGCCGTCCCACCCGTGGCGACGACCGCCTCGTCGAGGCGCATCCCCCGCCCGATGTGCACGCCCAGCGTGTGGTTGCGCGAGTCCGGGGACGCGCAGGTCGCCATGAGG
This region includes:
- a CDS encoding thiamine-phosphate kinase, whose amino-acid sequence is MPRDPAVVSDLAEQDLLDLILPHLPVGSGTLVPPGDDAAVVAAPDGRYVVTCDVLVEDVHFRRRWSSGQDVGRRAAMQNLADVAAMGARSVALVVGLVVPGETPVAWVEDLARGLGDACRPLDVGVVGGDLSSGPALMVSVTAHGDLEGRVPVRRGGARPGDVIAHAGRRGWSAAGLGLLTAGREDTDPGLVAAYRSPEPVLAAGPAAARAGATAMLDVSDGLLVDAGRLARASGVTLALDAPGDAFADDVARLAPAAALLGADPLDWVLAGGEDHGLLATFPPGAVLPPPFRAVGVVRERGTEAVLVAGAAPTVAPGWDHFGR
- a CDS encoding D-alanine--D-alanine ligase family protein, which codes for MDATEMPLPDDGTRSGGDAPAGGRRPRVMVLFGGRSGEHAISCATAGGVLRAIDRTRYDVVAVGITRTGQWVLADDDPERWAIRDGHLPEVEDTATRVLLPQGTGEHDVQVVRDGRLDAPLGAVDVVFPLLHGPFGEDGTLQGLLELADLRYVGSGVLASAVGMDKHMMKLVLAGSGLTVGPFRVLPGGRPADDALLASWVEELGLPLFVKPARAGSSLGISRVDDAADLAAAVAAAREHDPKVIVEAGLAGREIECGVLGGRGGAAPRASLPGEIVVTDARHSFYDFEAKYLDEAGVTLSCPADLDPDVVARVQDAAVRAFEAVGCEGLARVDVFVTPDGEVVVNEINTMPGFTPYSMYPRMWQVTGLEYADLVDELVGLALERPTGLR
- a CDS encoding GNAT family N-acetyltransferase, encoding MVEHIDEVTIRPATTDDAAEIAAVHVRSWQEAYAGIVPAEHLRSLDPDSRRERWARMLADGPADHVRTLVAESDGHLLGFATYGPSRDEDARRGEREIYSIYLDPGTWGHGVARDLIRTVLAEVGERTPMALWVLADNTRARHFYRRHGFSPDGVERLETIGGADLLEVRYRRG
- a CDS encoding DUF3515 family protein, whose translation is MHHRPTAAALAATGALLLLTACAPTVPVTVAPHATDPVCASVVLALPDSLGDGLDRLDTDAQATTAWGEPGAALVLRCGVEPPGPTTDQCRSVTTPQGPTIDWVVVEDDGDWTFTTYGRVPAVELLVPEAVATTHSTSFVDLLGPAVALTEQQRSCL
- the rpmB gene encoding 50S ribosomal protein L28 produces the protein MAANCDVCAKRPSFGHSISHSHVRTKRRWNPNIQRVRVVVAGTPKRLNVCTSCLKAGKVQRAV
- a CDS encoding trans-sulfuration enzyme family protein; the protein is MTTPVPDAPAPRPDGRPAAPSPRTLAVSAGRPARTPGAALNPAVVLTSTFVSQGAPAAGEHVYGRIGTPAWEPFEEALAVLERTDHPATGRAVTGPPATVYASGMAAVDAALSLVPVGGRVVVPRHAYQVTLVLLGELAGRGLLRVEPVDVADTDAVVAAVRGGADGPADLLWLESPTNPMLEVADLPALVAAAHEVGALVAVDSTFATPLLQRPLAHGADVVVHSVTKYLAGHSDVVLGATVTDDPELHARLVAHRTTRGAIAGPFEVWLALRGLRTLALRVERAQQNAAELARRLAAHAHVVEVRYPGLPDDPGHLRAAAQMDGFGAILGVRPVGGADGADALVAAVRLWVPATSLGGVESTLERRRRFATESPTVPDDLVRLSVGIEDVEDLWADLDAALAAAARTRSAATRTGTAAPQPGGAG